The stretch of DNA AACTAGTTAATGAAATGATATGGTGATTAAGTCCCCAAATAGAAAGTTGGTTGGATAGTAAAATAAATTCTACAGATAACAGCAATATTAagttatgaagaaaaaaatgtggttTTGACTTTCGTTATCAGAATCACTTGTGGTTTAATTACGCCTCATGAAAGATGCGACAGAATAAGAACTAACACGCGAACCTGACATAATATTCAGTCATAGTGACAACTTATGTTTATAATACTTCTAGAATTAAGCAAACTTGAACTTAACAGTTGACTATAATTTTGCATCACCTGAAGGTCCGGATAGTCAATCGAGTCAGTGCCGGGGTAATAGCAGACCAATCACACAGTGCAAGCAGACTGTTTTCATCCACGTTTCAGAGCTGCTTTTCCTTCTTGGAATCGATGCTGGGAATCAAGCACTACTTTTTGTCCGTTGAGTTGCTTTATCAGTAACGATTATGCTGAGTAAGTGACTGGATGGCAATTTATACTGACAGTTTGACAACAAATTTCACAAGACTTTACACGACTTCGCTGCCACGTACGGAACTGCTCTGAATTTCCGTGCATGCGTACATTGCCACGTTGACAGGAAACAGAATCAAGGGGTGTAATCGCGATAAACGAGTGAGAAAACATATGTGGTAGCGAACTGAAATAAGTTTATTTTGTATGGCTTTAAAGACTGGGTATCAGTAAGGAACAGGCGCCATCTGCGATCTGCGATAACCCCGATATTTAAAGCAAGAGAAGAAGCTTCCTGATTTCCACTCCCGTGGGAAGTATGACTTATGTCTTTTGTCCATAAACTCCGTCCATTTCAAAGATTTCACCAGTGGTCAAACAGAAGCCCTACTTTCGAAACTGCTGTGTGCATTCGAATTGCAACCACAATGATTTCAAGGAGATTGTCTCTGATTTTGAAGCTTTTTCTCATTTTAATGTTGCTCacactttgttttcctttgtgtaAGAGTTGGAACAATTACTTCAGCTCAGCAGATAATGGTGAAGAATTCCTTTCAAGTGTGTGGGATTATATGATGGATACATGGCCTGGATATCATGCAAAAAGTGTTAAATCCTTTGACTCGGACTTTCCAGTAATTGTATGGTGGTCAGATAAAGGCAGTCTATGCCCCCACACCGATGGAGAACCAACATATGCAGAACTCGCATGTCCAAATGGAGCCACCTGTTACTCAACAACAGACAGGGACCCAAAGCTCATGAATGATCCACGTACACGAGGGTTCCTTTTCTATGGAACAGATCTTGATCCATTTGATTTACCCTTGCCAAGACTGAAACATCATGAGTGGGCACTCATTCACGAAGAATCACCCCTGAACAATTACATTCTGACCCACAATGAATTGTTAAAGTTGATTAATCACACATCAACTTTCAGACGTGAATCTGATTATCCACTTTCGACACAAGCCATTAATAATCCTGATTTTTTAACCATCCGCCAACCAGTCAGTACAGcacagaaaaatgaagaaaagaaattgaGAGACCTTGCTTCAGTAGTCTATGTACAATCTCACTGTGATGTGCCTTCCGACAGAGACAGTTATGTGAAAGAGCTAATGAAATATATTAAAATTGATTCATATGGTGCTTGTCTTCACAATAAAGATTTGCCTTCAGAGTTGCTGGAACCAGCAGAAACGTTTGAGCACAAAGATTTTTATGATCTTTTGTCTGTCTACAAGTTTACTTTAGCATTTGAAAATGCATACTGTAATGATTACATGACTGAGAAAATTATGCGTCCATTGCATATTGGTGTTGTCCCTATATATAAGGGCTCTCCAGTTGTCCAAGACTGGATGCCAAACAACCATAGTGTAATTCTTGTTGATGATTTCAAATCTCCCAAAGAACTTGCAGACTTTATCAAATACCTTGATGAAAACGATGATGAATATGAAAAGTACTTGGAATTCAAGAAAACCGCGGTGACAAATACATATCTCACGAATCATTTACTCACTCGTGAGTGGTCAGAGGGAATGAAGGACTTTTTCCGTGGATTTGAGTGTCACCTTTGCAAACAGCTGTCAgatagaatggaaagagagaaactACATGCAGAAGATGCATCTGTGCCATTACTACCACCACGCTGGGCCAACATTTCTCACCTGGGATGCCCTGCACCAGAACGTTTGGACACCGGACATGGGATTAGTGAATAGTGAGCATCATTTGCCTCCTGTCTTTACAGGAATTATTCACAAACTCTATTAAGGCACAGTTTGACTGAACCAGGCTTTAGATTTCTCTCAAGTTAGGATTAGATCTATAGACCAGTATTTCTTTATATCAGTATgacacattt from Babylonia areolata isolate BAREFJ2019XMU chromosome 18, ASM4173473v1, whole genome shotgun sequence encodes:
- the LOC143292666 gene encoding GDP-fucose protein O-fucosyltransferase 4-like, translated to MSFVHKLRPFQRFHQWSNRSPTFETAVCIRIATTMISRRLSLILKLFLILMLLTLCFPLCKSWNNYFSSADNGEEFLSSVWDYMMDTWPGYHAKSVKSFDSDFPVIVWWSDKGSLCPHTDGEPTYAELACPNGATCYSTTDRDPKLMNDPRTRGFLFYGTDLDPFDLPLPRLKHHEWALIHEESPLNNYILTHNELLKLINHTSTFRRESDYPLSTQAINNPDFLTIRQPVSTAQKNEEKKLRDLASVVYVQSHCDVPSDRDSYVKELMKYIKIDSYGACLHNKDLPSELLEPAETFEHKDFYDLLSVYKFTLAFENAYCNDYMTEKIMRPLHIGVVPIYKGSPVVQDWMPNNHSVILVDDFKSPKELADFIKYLDENDDEYEKYLEFKKTAVTNTYLTNHLLTREWSEGMKDFFRGFECHLCKQLSDRMEREKLHAEDASVPLLPPRWANISHLGCPAPERLDTGHGISEYWPDIDWTALYWDGLDKARAMVHMLEAGETNTQKFNKYHRAVLEKYRTKH